The DNA sequence CCTGTATCTTCTATTGCAAATCCTTCACTCCCTCTTATTTCCTTTAAAAACTTTTCATATATTTTTGGAAGTTTAAAATTTATATTATCCATGGTATTACCTCATATTTTATAGCTCGAACTTTTTCCAATCATCCACTGATTCTATTATCGGTATCAGACTGTCAATTTCAAAATATTCTTTTTCAATAGGGTCGGCATAACCGTCAACAATCAATACTCCGGTGCATCTTATATGAGCATTATCATCTTTTATCTCTATAATTTCAAGCCTATATGAGACCATAGGTTCCGACTCATAAATATAAAATGTATCTTCTCTTTCATCACATTCTTCCAATGTATTTACACTAAAAGTTTCTCCTACAAGATCTTTTACACTGCTTTTGTTTGAATCTATACTGTTTATACAAATAGACGGAGCTGTTAATTCACCACGAAAGTTCCCATCTTTAAACCCTATATCTACAGACCATGCACCGTTATCTTTATCAAATATAAGGCAACTCTGTCTGTCACTTAAATCATCTTCAAAACGGTACTTTTCACCTATCTTCAGCATTTTATACCTCCAAAAAAGAACCGGCTTTGCCGGTCCCTTATATGCTTACTTTAATTAATACCTTGATCCTTTTTAATCTCTTCCAGTTCTGCAAATACTACATCATTTATTACCTTGATGTAAGTACCTTTCATACCGGATGACCTGCTTTCTATTACACCTGCACTTTCAAATTTTCTTAGTGCATTTACTATCACCGATCTGGTGATTCCAACTCTGTCAGCTATCTTACTTGCTACAAGCACACCTTCACTACCTTTCAGCTCTTCAAAGATATGTATTATAGCTTCTAGTTCTGAAAAGCTTAATGTAGATATTGCAGACTTTACAATAGCTATCTTTCTATTTTCCTCTGCATTCTCCTCATTTACACTTCTCATCATTTCCAGTCCTACCACTGTCGTACCATATTCACTCAATATTATGTCATCGATATCAAAGCCATTTTCCTCTTTGTAGATGAATACAGTGCCAAGTCTTGAACCGGCAATATCAATAGGGCTTATAATAGCTTGAAACCTATTGACATATTCTTCGTCAAATCCAAGTGTTGCAAGATTAACATTTTCTTTTGTGGACAATATTGAGAGTAGTCTTTCATTGAGCATTTCATCTATCAGTCCTCCGACTTTATCAGCAATCAATTCTGTAATCTCAGATGTACCCTTATGTGTTCCAACTCCTAATACCTTTCCCTTTTTACTAATAACAAGACTATTTGCTTCGAGTATTTCTGATAATACATCACATATATCATTAAATACAACTTTTTGTGAATTATTATTGTGTAATAACTTGTTAATCTTTCTAGTCTTATCCAATAATTGTACACTCATTCAAGAAAACCTCCCCTTAGAAAACAATGTATTTTCAATAAAGCTCACACTTAAATTTTAGCACAATTCAAACAAATGTACAACTTTTTTATGTAATAATTAATATTATTTGCTTATCTAATCCTATCAAAACCAAATGATACATTATTTCACTTTAGTACTTTCTTTAAAATATCTGAATAATATTAGATAAATTGTATATATTCTGATAACATAATTTAAAAAGGCGAAGTTTTTACTTCGCCTTGCACAATTTATAATTCACTAAATATTTCTTTACCATGTACATATACAGCTTTTATATTTAATGACTTGTCCATTAGAACCAAATCTGCATACTTTCCGTCTTCAATGCTTCCAACTTTATCATATATTCCAATCTGTTTTGCCGGATTTATAGTAGCTGCCGCTACAGCATCCTCAAGTCTAATATGCATATCTTGTACCGCTCTCTTCATACATTCAAAAAGGTTTGTAACAGAACCGGCAATAGTTCCATCATCAAGAACAGCCTTTCTTCCGGTGACAAATACTTTCTGACCACCAAGTGTATACTCTCCGTCACTAAGTCCACAGGCTCTCATACTGTCGCTTATCAGTATGACTCTCTCATTTCCAAACATCTTGAATGTAGCCCTCACAACTGCCGGGTGAATGTGAATACCGTCGCAAATAAGTTCTACACACACTCTATCATTGTCAATAGCTGCACCTATTACTCCGGGTTCTCTATGTGTAAAAGGTGGCATAGCATTATATAAATGAGTAACATGAGATGCCCCCTCTTCAAAGGCCTTGGATGCTATATCATAGTTAGCCATAGTATGTGCAATAGACACTACAACTTTATCTTTAACACCTGCTATGAAATCCATAGCGCCATCTCCCTCGGGAGCGATATCTACAAGCTTAATAAGATTTCCTGACAGCTCATTTAATTCATTAAAGAAATCTACATCAGAGTTTAAAATATATTTTGATGACTGAGCACCTTTTTTAGCTTCACTTATAAAAGGTCCTTCCATATTTATACCCACAAGCTTGGAACCTGTATCACCGGTATACTCAGCAGCTTTTTTCATAATTTCTTTTAGATCATCTTTAGAAATAGTCATTGTAGCCGGACAAATACTTGTTACACCTACTTTAGCCTCATACTCAGCTATATTCTTTATTGTATCTTCCTTTGCATCACAAAAATCATCACCCATACAACCATGGAAATGTATATCTACAAGTCCGGGTATAGCATAAAGCCCCGTGGCATCCACATGCTTTTTGTCTTCTTCAGATGTAAATCCTATATTCATAAATGATGATTCTACAAACTTTTCTCCTGAAATATTTATCTCTCTATTTCTAAATACCCTATCAGCATCAAATACAATAGCATTTTTTATAAGCATGATAAAGCCTCCACATCAACGATGAGGATAAAGTCATTATGTAATTGAAGTATTGATGCAGGCACTTTCGGTGTGATAGGTCCAAAGAATGCTTCTTTTACTATTTCAGCCTTTCCCTTACCATTTACTACCATAAGTACACGTTTTGCTCTCATAATACTTCCAATGCCCATAGTATATGCCTGTTTTGGTACATCATCTATACTTGCAAAGAATCTCTTGTTAGCCTCTATTGTACTCTGTGTCAAATCTACTACATGAGTTTCATCAATGAACTCATCACATGGCTCATTGAAACCTATATGTCCATTATTTCCAAGGCCCAAAAGCTGTAAATCTATTCCACCATAATTTTTTATAATATTCTCATAGTCCTGTCCGGCTTTTACTGCATCCGGCTCCATACCATCAGGTACATTCGTATTATTTTTATCTATATTAACATGATCAAAAAGATGTGAGTGCATAAAATAATAATAACTCTGATCATTTTCCTTTGTAAGTCCTCTGTACTCGTCCAGGTTTACAGTCTTTATTTCGCTAAAATCAAGTCTGCCTGCCTCATATCTTCTTACAAGTTCCTCATAAGTTCCTATTGGTGTTGAACCCGTAGCAAGTCCAAGTACAGCATCAGGCTTTAAAAGTATCTCTGCACCTATTATGTCTGCTGCCATTTCACTCATTTCTTTATAATCTTTTGCACATAAAATTCGCATAATATTTTCCCCCCTATGCTAACTGTGATTTAAATTCTTCTTTTGCTTTCTCAAGAGCGTCTTTGATACCTGCCGGATTCTTTCCCCCTGCTTGAGCGATATTTGGTCTACCGCCTCCACCTCCACCTACAAGTGTAGCAATAGCTTTGATGATATTTCCGGCATGTGCTCCTGCCTTAAGAGCATTGTCACCTGCCATACATAAAAGATTTACCTTACCGTCAACATCTGATGCAAGTACGACCATACCGTCATCCACATCATTTCTTAATTTATCTCCAAGATTTCTAAGCTCATTCATCTCAACACCGCTTACCTGCATTGCAATAAACTTGATACCATTTATTGTTTCAATATTTTCAGCACTATCTCCAAGTGCCTCACTTGCAAGCTTTGCCTTAAGCTTCTCATTCTCAGATTTGAGAGCTTTCATCTCATCAAGCAAGCTCTCAGTCTTTGTAATAAGATCAGATTCACCTGTTTTTAATAGCTCAGCTATTCTTTGCATTCTGCTTTCGATTTCCTGATAGAATTCGATAACCCCATCACCTGTAAGAGCTTCTATTCTTCTTACACCTGCTGCAATACCATTCTCAGACAGCACCTTAAAAAGCTTGATATCTGATGTATTATGTACATGAGTACCACCGCAAAGTTCCTTTGAGAAATCTCCCATGCTTACGACTCTTACATCACCCTGATATTTCTCACCAAAGAGTGCCATAGCACCACTCTTTTTAGCCTCTTCCACATTCATCACATCTGTAACTACCGGAAGAGCTTTATTTACCTCTGTATTTACAAGTGCCTCTACCGCTGCAATCTCTTCTCTTGAAAGACTCTTAAAATGTGTAAAGTCAAATCTGAGTCTGTCCGCTGCTACATAGCTTCCTGCCTGCTCTACATGGTTTCCAAGCACCTCTCTAAGTGCTTTATGTAAAAGGTGAGTTGCAGAGTGATTAGCTGCTGTCTTCTTTCTATTATCTGGATCTACAACAGTTTCCACTGTATCTCCAAGCCTGAACATACCCTGACTTACAAATCCTACATGACCTATTTTATCACCTGCAAGCTTGATAACATCCACTACATTAAATACTGCATCATCTTTCTTTATTAAACCTATATCTGCATTCTGACCACCCATAGTAGCATAGAATGAAGTCTTATCAAGAATAATAGTTCCATGATCTCCTTCTGCAATAGCTTCCACTATTTCATCTTCTGTGGTAAGCGCTGTTATATTTCCTGTATCAATAAGGCTGTCATATCCCTCAAATACTGTAGTAAGCTTAGGGTCAAGCGATTGATATATTGTAACATCAGCTCCCATATAGTTTGTAGCTTTTCTGGCTGCTCTTGCCTGATTTCTCTGGGCCTCCATAGCCTTATTAAATCCTGCCTCATCTACACTGAAACCTTTTTCCTCTATTATCTCTTTTGTAAGATCAAGAGGGAAACCGTATGTATCATAGAGTCTGAAAGCATCCTCACCTGAAATTACCTTTTCACCACTCTTAGCAAGGTTTTCTTCTATCTCTGCGAGGATTGAAAGTCCCTGGTCTATAGTCTTATCAAATTTATTCTCTTCCTCAGTAAGAACCTTAAGGATCATCTCCTTCTTCTCCTCAAGCTCAGGATAGCCGTCCTTTGAAAGCTCTATTGCGGTATTTGCAAGAGAAGCTAAAAAAGTATCCTTTATTCCAAGCATCCTTCCATGTCTTGCGGCTCTTCTTAAAAGTCTTCTGAGAACATAACCTCTACCCTCATTACTTGGCATAATACCGTCTGAAATCATAAATGTACATGATCTGATATGGTCTGTAATAAGGCGTAGTGATATATCCTTTTTTGCATCCTCTTTATATGATGTCTTTGCCAAATCTGCAACCCTGTCAAGCAGATTCTTTATAGTATCAACCTCAAATATGGACTCTACATCCTGAAGTGCTACCGCAAGTCTTTCAAGTCCCATACCTGTATCTATATTCTTTTGGATAAGCTCTGTGTAATTACCCTTGCCGTCTGAATTGAACTGCGAAAATACATTATTCCATACTTCCATATATCTGTCGCAGTCACAACCTACTGTACAGCTTTCCTTACCACAGCCATACTTCTCACCTCTGTCATAGTATACTTCTGAACAAGGTCCACAAGGTCCCTCTCCATGCTCCCAGAAGTTATCTTCTTTTCCGAACTTAAATATTCTATCAGCCGGAATCCCTATCTCTTTATTCCAAATCTCAAATGCCTCATCATCCTCTAAATATACTGAAGGATAAAGTCTATTAGCATCAAGACCTGCTACTTCTGTCAAGAACTCCCATGTCCAAGCTATAGCCTCATGCTTAAAATAATCTCCAAATGAGAAGTTTCCAAGCATCTCAAAGAATGTACCATGTCTTGCTGTCTTTCCTACATTCTCAATATCTCCTGTACGAATACACTTTTGACAAGTACATACTCTTCTTCTTGGCGGTATTTCCTGACCTGTAAAGTACGGCTTAAGCGGTGCCATACCTGAATTGATCAATAATAGTGAATTATCATTATGAGGAACCAAAGAAAAACTCTTCATTACCAAATGTCCCTTGCTCTCAAAAAAGTCAAGGAATTTCTTTCTTATTTGGTTCACCCCTTTTTCACTGTTAATACTTGTATTACTCATATATCTATTACTTTCCTTTTCTCATATCTCTTACTTTTTTGCCTAGTTTTATACCCACAAAAGCCAATATTCCAAATACAACAGCCTTAACTAAACTTCCTATAAATGATGACAACAAAACAGCCATAATACACCTCACTTATTCTTAGGCAATGCCCTTTATTTTATGGACAAAACTGCTTTTATAATATCACAATAATGGCTAAAACTCAATGTACATGTTGATATGGTTAATTTGCTTACTGTAGTCAATATTTTTTAGGTAGTTTCTTCTTTATTGTAAATTTGTATTAACTCTATACTATAAAAGCCTTATTTAATATTGCAGTATATGTTGATATTCTGTGGTATAATGTAGTTTAAAAAATTACTATCAATATATGTTTTAGAATAGGGGTACAACATGGCTTTTGACGGTATAGTCATATCAAATTTATCATACGAGCTTAATACAAATCTTGTGGGCGGAAGAATATCAAAGATATCAATGCCTGAAGAAAATGAGCTTATTTTTACAATAAAAAACAATGCAAAGACCTACAGACTTTTAATTTCTGCAAGTGCTTCTCTTCCACTGGTTTATCTTACCGATGTAAATAAACCTGCTCCAAAGGTTGCTCCTGCTTTTTTGATGTTGCTTAGAAAATATATCGGAACAGCAAAAATAACTGATATATTTCAAATGGGACTTGAGAGAATACTCTGCTTTAAGCTTGAACATCTAAATGAACTAGGAGATCTGAGTCATAAATGCATGTATGTGGAAATAATGGGTAAGCATTCCAATATAATCTTTACCGATGAAAATAATAAAATAATCGATTCTATCAAGAGGATCTCCGCAAATATGAGTTCTTTAAGGGAAGTACTTCCGGGAAGGGAATACTTCCTGCCTGATGAATTAAAGAAAAAAGATTTGTTAAATACTGAACTTGAGGAGTTTATAGAGATTTTAAAATCAAAGGAATATGCTCTGTCAAAGTCCATTTATATGAACTTTGCAGGTATCAGTCCGCTTATTGCTGAGGAAATAGTTTTAAGGGCTTCTCTTTCCTCACAAGCTCCTTCCACATCACTAAGTGAACTTGAATATACTCATCTTTTTCATACAATAAAGAATTTACTTGATGATATAAGCTCTCACAACTTCTCACCAAATATAGTATACAGAAAAGAAGAAGCTATTGAGTTTTCTTCTGTCAAGCTTTATTCATATGAAAGTGATGAATATAAAAATACGTACTATGACTCTATCAGTAAGATGTTATATGATTTCTACTCTTCCAGAGAATCCTTTGTGCTTAACAGGCAAAAGAGCTCAGATCTACGTCGTATTGTAAATACTGCATTGGAAAGAGCAAGTAAAAAGTATGACCTTCAGGAAAAGCAGCTTCAAGATGCTGATAAAAAAGATATTTACAGAATATACGGAGACCTTTTAAATACTTACGGATACAGCCTTAAAGGAGGAGAAAGTTCCTTTACAACCGAAAATTTCTATGATGAAAATAAAGAGATAACAATTCCATTGGATA is a window from the Lachnoanaerobaculum umeaense genome containing:
- the alaS gene encoding alanine--tRNA ligase, with product MSNTSINSEKGVNQIRKKFLDFFESKGHLVMKSFSLVPHNDNSLLLINSGMAPLKPYFTGQEIPPRRRVCTCQKCIRTGDIENVGKTARHGTFFEMLGNFSFGDYFKHEAIAWTWEFLTEVAGLDANRLYPSVYLEDDEAFEIWNKEIGIPADRIFKFGKEDNFWEHGEGPCGPCSEVYYDRGEKYGCGKESCTVGCDCDRYMEVWNNVFSQFNSDGKGNYTELIQKNIDTGMGLERLAVALQDVESIFEVDTIKNLLDRVADLAKTSYKEDAKKDISLRLITDHIRSCTFMISDGIMPSNEGRGYVLRRLLRRAARHGRMLGIKDTFLASLANTAIELSKDGYPELEEKKEMILKVLTEEENKFDKTIDQGLSILAEIEENLAKSGEKVISGEDAFRLYDTYGFPLDLTKEIIEEKGFSVDEAGFNKAMEAQRNQARAARKATNYMGADVTIYQSLDPKLTTVFEGYDSLIDTGNITALTTEDEIVEAIAEGDHGTIILDKTSFYATMGGQNADIGLIKKDDAVFNVVDVIKLAGDKIGHVGFVSQGMFRLGDTVETVVDPDNRKKTAANHSATHLLHKALREVLGNHVEQAGSYVAADRLRFDFTHFKSLSREEIAAVEALVNTEVNKALPVVTDVMNVEEAKKSGAMALFGEKYQGDVRVVSMGDFSKELCGGTHVHNTSDIKLFKVLSENGIAAGVRRIEALTGDGVIEFYQEIESRMQRIAELLKTGESDLITKTESLLDEMKALKSENEKLKAKLASEALGDSAENIETINGIKFIAMQVSGVEMNELRNLGDKLRNDVDDGMVVLASDVDGKVNLLCMAGDNALKAGAHAGNIIKAIATLVGGGGGGRPNIAQAGGKNPAGIKDALEKAKEEFKSQLA
- the nagA gene encoding N-acetylglucosamine-6-phosphate deacetylase; translated protein: MLIKNAIVFDADRVFRNREINISGEKFVESSFMNIGFTSEEDKKHVDATGLYAIPGLVDIHFHGCMGDDFCDAKEDTIKNIAEYEAKVGVTSICPATMTISKDDLKEIMKKAAEYTGDTGSKLVGINMEGPFISEAKKGAQSSKYILNSDVDFFNELNELSGNLIKLVDIAPEGDGAMDFIAGVKDKVVVSIAHTMANYDIASKAFEEGASHVTHLYNAMPPFTHREPGVIGAAIDNDRVCVELICDGIHIHPAVVRATFKMFGNERVILISDSMRACGLSDGEYTLGGQKVFVTGRKAVLDDGTIAGSVTNLFECMKRAVQDMHIRLEDAVAAATINPAKQIGIYDKVGSIEDGKYADLVLMDKSLNIKAVYVHGKEIFSEL
- a CDS encoding Rqc2 family fibronectin-binding protein, with translation MAFDGIVISNLSYELNTNLVGGRISKISMPEENELIFTIKNNAKTYRLLISASASLPLVYLTDVNKPAPKVAPAFLMLLRKYIGTAKITDIFQMGLERILCFKLEHLNELGDLSHKCMYVEIMGKHSNIIFTDENNKIIDSIKRISANMSSLREVLPGREYFLPDELKKKDLLNTELEEFIEILKSKEYALSKSIYMNFAGISPLIAEEIVLRASLSSQAPSTSLSELEYTHLFHTIKNLLDDISSHNFSPNIVYRKEEAIEFSSVKLYSYESDEYKNTYYDSISKMLYDFYSSRESFVLNRQKSSDLRRIVNTALERASKKYDLQEKQLQDADKKDIYRIYGDLLNTYGYSLKGGESSFTTENFYDENKEITIPLDKNKTAKENAKKYYDKYAKLSRTTKALSEEILNTKNDIEHLLSIQTALEVSSDDESLSQIRQELVDFGYIKKHSSVKQKKSTSHPYHYISTDGYDIYVGKNNYQNEELTFKVATGNDWWFHAKGIPGSHVILKSNNEEELPDRVYEEAAALAAFYSKAKDSEKVEVDYIQKKNIKKVAGAAPGFVIYHSNWSMIATPKADLQLVK
- the codY gene encoding GTP-sensing pleiotropic transcriptional regulator CodY, with the translated sequence MSVQLLDKTRKINKLLHNNNSQKVVFNDICDVLSEILEANSLVISKKGKVLGVGTHKGTSEITELIADKVGGLIDEMLNERLLSILSTKENVNLATLGFDEEYVNRFQAIISPIDIAGSRLGTVFIYKEENGFDIDDIILSEYGTTVVGLEMMRSVNEENAEENRKIAIVKSAISTLSFSELEAIIHIFEELKGSEGVLVASKIADRVGITRSVIVNALRKFESAGVIESRSSGMKGTYIKVINDVVFAELEEIKKDQGIN
- the nagB gene encoding glucosamine-6-phosphate deaminase; translation: MRILCAKDYKEMSEMAADIIGAEILLKPDAVLGLATGSTPIGTYEELVRRYEAGRLDFSEIKTVNLDEYRGLTKENDQSYYYFMHSHLFDHVNIDKNNTNVPDGMEPDAVKAGQDYENIIKNYGGIDLQLLGLGNNGHIGFNEPCDEFIDETHVVDLTQSTIEANKRFFASIDDVPKQAYTMGIGSIMRAKRVLMVVNGKGKAEIVKEAFFGPITPKVPASILQLHNDFILIVDVEALSCL